The Gilliamella apicola genome window below encodes:
- a CDS encoding cytochrome b, producing the protein MENYPEYCSKQKWLHWLTIILVFLEIILLTFEVRLSHYLGGMFMIYLFHKSFGIVILMLTILRFIVIKEYGVPDVLPKDRKFQRILSKSVQGFIYILLIIIPLSGYLMSSRSLNVFGIISIPAIDMTNTMHQLFHLVHEMSSYLLATLFILHIVGVSYHFFWMKDKVLQSMLKGN; encoded by the coding sequence ATGGAAAACTACCCAGAGTATTGTAGCAAACAAAAATGGTTACACTGGTTAACTATTATACTAGTGTTTTTAGAAATTATCTTGTTGACATTTGAAGTGAGGTTGTCACATTATTTGGGTGGGATGTTTATGATTTATCTTTTTCATAAATCATTTGGAATAGTGATCTTAATGTTAACGATCTTGCGCTTTATTGTAATCAAGGAATATGGTGTACCTGATGTTTTACCGAAAGATCGAAAATTTCAGCGCATTTTGTCAAAATCTGTGCAAGGATTTATATATATCCTATTGATAATTATACCTTTATCAGGCTACTTAATGAGTAGCCGTTCACTCAATGTATTTGGCATTATTTCGATACCAGCAATTGATATGACAAATACAATGCATCAATTATTTCATCTTGTGCACGAAATGAGTTCATATTTATTAGCTACTTTATTTATTTTACATATAGTAGGTGTTTCATATCATTTTTTTTGGATGAAAGATAAAGTTTTACAATCAATGTTAAAAGGAAATTAG
- the msrB gene encoding peptide-methionine (R)-S-oxide reductase MsrB codes for MNNTLKEKAISRLTPMQYYVTQQNGTEPPHENEFNDNHQEGLYVDVVSGEPLFASFDKFDSGCGWPSFSKSINNGNIIEKADHSHGMSRVEVRSTKADSHLGHVFNDGPKALGGLRYCINSAALRFIPREELESAGYGQYLKLFKNT; via the coding sequence ATGAATAATACGTTGAAAGAAAAAGCGATATCACGATTAACACCCATGCAATACTATGTAACGCAACAAAATGGTACCGAACCACCACATGAAAATGAATTCAATGATAATCATCAAGAAGGGTTGTATGTGGATGTTGTATCTGGTGAACCATTATTTGCTTCATTTGATAAATTTGATTCAGGATGTGGTTGGCCAAGTTTTTCTAAATCAATAAATAATGGCAACATAATCGAAAAAGCTGACCATAGTCATGGTATGAGCCGTGTTGAAGTACGTTCAACAAAAGCTGATTCTCATCTTGGTCATGTATTTAATGATGGTCCAAAAGCGTTGGGTGGTTTACGTTATTGTATTAACTCAGCAGCCTTACGTTTTATACCTAGAGAAGAACTTGAATCTGCCGGTTATGGTCAATATTTAAAACTTTTTAAAAATACTTAA
- the lptG gene encoding LPS export ABC transporter permease LptG: protein MFSILDRYIGKTIISTIGISLFLLISLSGIIRFIDQLRKIKVDYDAFAVGIYSLLMVPKDLEVFFPMAALLGALIGLGMLASRSELIVMETAGFSRFKIALAVMKTALPLVFLTMAIGEWIAPISEQTARNMRSEKLYGSSLMAQQGSLWAKDGNDYVYIGHVNGDSSISNIDIYSVDNNKLLSITHADNGIFKDNVWTLSQIEKSDLTQIDKIQSSNTLTMEWKTNITPDKLSIVAFDPDSLSASGLYKYSQYLKSSGQDTKNYDLLFWKKLIKPLSVAVMMLLALSFIFGPLRSVSMGVRVIIGISFGFIFYIADNLFAQASIVVGVYPILGSMVTSLVFLLISYILFKRKN from the coding sequence ATGTTTTCGATTTTAGATCGCTATATTGGTAAAACTATTATAAGTACTATTGGAATTAGCCTGTTTTTATTAATCAGCTTATCAGGCATTATCCGTTTCATTGATCAACTTAGAAAAATAAAAGTTGACTACGATGCTTTTGCTGTCGGTATCTATTCTTTATTAATGGTGCCGAAAGATTTAGAAGTTTTTTTTCCAATGGCAGCTTTACTTGGTGCTTTAATTGGATTAGGTATGTTAGCATCCCGTAGTGAACTGATAGTAATGGAAACGGCTGGATTCAGCCGTTTTAAAATTGCTTTAGCCGTAATGAAAACAGCATTACCGCTTGTGTTTCTTACTATGGCTATTGGCGAATGGATTGCGCCTATTAGTGAGCAAACTGCTCGAAATATGCGCTCAGAAAAACTCTACGGCAGTTCTTTAATGGCACAACAAGGTAGCTTATGGGCAAAAGATGGCAATGATTATGTCTATATCGGCCATGTTAATGGTGATAGTTCAATATCTAACATTGATATCTATTCGGTAGACAACAATAAATTATTGTCAATAACGCATGCCGATAATGGTATATTCAAAGATAATGTTTGGACGTTATCACAAATTGAAAAAAGTGATTTAACTCAAATTGATAAAATTCAAAGTAGTAATACTCTTACAATGGAGTGGAAAACAAATATTACCCCTGACAAGTTAAGCATTGTAGCATTTGATCCAGATTCTCTATCTGCTTCTGGATTATACAAATATTCACAATATTTAAAAAGCTCAGGTCAAGACACTAAAAATTATGATTTACTTTTTTGGAAGAAATTAATCAAGCCACTTTCCGTGGCTGTCATGATGCTTCTCGCGTTGTCTTTTATTTTTGGACCACTACGCAGCGTATCAATGGGAGTGAGAGTGATTATTGGTATCAGTTTTGGATTTATCTTCTATATTGCTGATAACCTTTTTGCTCAAGCCAGCATTGTAGTCGGGGTATATCCTATATTGGGCTCTATGGTAACTAGTCTGGTATTTCTTTTAATTAGCTATATTTTGTTTAAAAGAAAAAATTAA
- the lptF gene encoding LPS export ABC transporter permease LptF — translation MIIRRYLVKETLKTQGAILFILLLIFFSQKLIRILSSAIEGNIPRDLIMPLLVLGVSNMADLILPLSLFLGVLVTFGRLYSDSEMVAMHACGVKKNLNYQVVFFLCILTCALTTINCIWFGPWSSLKQDQLVENAKINPSLAGLLAGQFQQTPDGNSVIYISNVDKNNLENVFIAKINPKDNQRPSIIIANKGKTGNDAQGNQIITLDDANRYEGTAQLKDFRITNFHNYMGIIKPKELDSNNDEINDVQQLGLTDLYETKTIKSEAEFYWRLTLIISVPLMAFLVIPLSVSNPRQGRLAQILPALLLYLVYFLLASSIKANAGKGRLDPALWFYVINLGYFILAIILNCWDNLFMRKIRLKYIAS, via the coding sequence GTGATAATCCGTCGATATTTAGTGAAAGAAACATTAAAAACACAAGGTGCAATATTATTTATATTATTGCTAATTTTCTTTTCTCAAAAGTTAATTAGAATTTTATCTAGTGCGATAGAGGGAAATATTCCACGTGATTTAATCATGCCTTTGCTAGTATTAGGCGTATCAAATATGGCGGATTTGATTTTGCCATTAAGCTTATTTTTGGGCGTTTTAGTAACTTTTGGTCGTTTATATTCTGATAGTGAAATGGTAGCCATGCATGCCTGTGGTGTAAAAAAGAATTTGAATTACCAAGTAGTTTTTTTTCTTTGTATTCTCACTTGCGCATTAACGACAATCAATTGTATTTGGTTTGGACCTTGGTCAAGCTTAAAACAAGACCAGTTAGTTGAAAATGCCAAAATCAATCCAAGTTTAGCAGGTCTATTAGCGGGTCAATTTCAGCAAACACCAGATGGAAATTCAGTGATTTATATTAGTAATGTTGATAAAAATAATTTAGAAAATGTCTTTATTGCTAAAATTAATCCTAAGGACAATCAACGACCTTCAATCATTATTGCCAACAAGGGAAAGACTGGAAATGATGCACAAGGCAATCAAATTATCACACTTGATGATGCTAATCGCTATGAAGGGACTGCACAACTAAAAGATTTTCGCATAACTAACTTTCATAATTATATGGGTATTATTAAACCTAAAGAACTCGACTCAAATAATGATGAAATAAATGATGTTCAACAACTCGGTTTAACGGATTTGTATGAAACAAAAACAATCAAATCAGAAGCTGAGTTTTATTGGCGGTTAACCCTTATTATCTCTGTTCCTCTCATGGCATTTTTGGTTATTCCTCTTAGCGTGTCGAATCCTAGACAAGGACGATTGGCGCAAATTCTCCCTGCATTGTTGCTCTATTTGGTCTATTTTTTATTAGCCAGTTCGATTAAAGCCAATGCAGGCAAGGGGCGTTTAGATCCAGCTTTATGGTTTTATGTAATCAATCTAGGATATTTTATTCTTGCCATAATTTTAAATTGTTGGGATAACTTATTTATGCGTAAAATTCGTTTGAAATATATTGCATCATAA
- a CDS encoding leucyl aminopeptidase, which produces MEILIKNSNSITKPKSECLVITVNSDKNQSDIVKEIDEATNGLVSQLIKSGDISTELGKTTFLYSCSSKLNQELLFVGCGKLKEFDSNQSKQIIQAVVKELLAKKVKSVNWDLLTVKSTANIEIVKQLPQIINKMTYCFDQFKTQKSPTPNLDKITLICNDKKQSESLTNGLLQGQIIADAISTTKTIANMPSNVCNAQYLADQAKQLGKKHSSLKISCLGEKELAKLNMNAYLAVGRGSANESIMTIIEYHGAKDKKAQPYVLVGKGLTFDSGGISIKPSAGMDEMKYDMCGAATVYGVMQAVAELKLPINVVGVMAGCENMPDGNSYRPGDILTTMSGTTVEVINTDAEGRLVLCDALTYVERYKPKTVIDIATLTGACIVALGHHYTGVMGNNKNLVNELMLASNKAGDKAWELPIDNDFQEQIKSTCADIVNAGGRDGGTITAACFLSRFTEKYHWAHLDIAGTAWQSGAKKGATGRPVAMLIEYLLTQ; this is translated from the coding sequence ATGGAAATTTTAATCAAAAACAGTAATTCAATTACAAAACCAAAATCAGAATGTTTAGTTATTACCGTAAATTCAGATAAAAATCAGTCAGATATAGTAAAGGAAATTGATGAAGCGACTAATGGGTTGGTCAGTCAACTGATCAAATCTGGTGACATTAGTACTGAACTTGGTAAAACCACTTTTTTATATTCCTGTTCATCTAAATTAAACCAAGAACTATTATTTGTTGGTTGTGGAAAGTTGAAAGAATTTGACAGCAACCAATCCAAACAAATTATCCAAGCGGTAGTCAAAGAATTATTGGCAAAAAAAGTCAAAAGTGTGAATTGGGATTTATTAACGGTTAAATCAACGGCAAATATTGAAATTGTTAAGCAACTTCCACAAATTATCAATAAGATGACCTATTGTTTTGATCAATTCAAAACCCAAAAATCGCCAACTCCAAATTTGGATAAAATTACCTTAATTTGCAATGACAAAAAGCAAAGCGAATCTTTAACAAACGGATTATTACAAGGTCAAATTATTGCCGATGCAATTAGTACCACAAAAACAATTGCCAATATGCCTTCAAATGTTTGCAATGCACAATATCTAGCGGATCAGGCTAAACAATTAGGTAAAAAGCACTCATCTTTAAAAATTTCATGCTTAGGTGAGAAAGAATTAGCTAAACTAAATATGAATGCCTATTTAGCGGTAGGGCGTGGTTCTGCAAATGAATCGATAATGACGATCATTGAATATCATGGTGCAAAAGATAAAAAAGCCCAGCCTTATGTGCTTGTAGGTAAAGGTTTAACATTCGATTCAGGTGGTATTTCAATTAAACCTTCAGCGGGTATGGATGAAATGAAATATGATATGTGCGGAGCCGCAACCGTTTATGGTGTTATGCAGGCAGTCGCAGAGCTTAAACTACCTATTAATGTCGTTGGGGTTATGGCAGGTTGTGAAAACATGCCTGATGGCAATAGCTATCGACCAGGTGATATCTTAACAACCATGTCTGGAACTACAGTCGAAGTAATTAATACCGATGCGGAAGGGCGCTTGGTATTATGCGATGCTTTAACTTATGTTGAACGTTATAAACCAAAAACTGTTATTGATATAGCAACCTTAACTGGTGCCTGCATTGTTGCATTAGGTCACCACTATACAGGGGTGATGGGTAACAACAAAAATTTAGTTAATGAATTAATGTTAGCATCCAATAAAGCTGGCGATAAAGCATGGGAATTACCGATTGATAATGATTTCCAAGAGCAGATTAAGTCAACTTGTGCAGATATTGTCAATGCTGGCGGTCGTGATGGTGGAACAATTACTGCAGCGTGTTTTTTATCACGGTTTACCGAAAAATATCACTGGGCGCATTTAGACATTGCTGGTACAGCTTGGCAATCAGGCGCTAAAAAAGGCGCGACAGGTCGCCCAGTTGCGATGTTGATTGAATACTTATTAACACAATAG
- a CDS encoding DNA polymerase III subunit chi, which yields MKKVIFYLLENQKPANESGVLYHEKLACEKIVEIWQANKRILVACQDQQQAERIDEYLWQLDTDHFVPHNLAGEGMKGGSPVEICWPQKRSNGNRHVLINLQEQFPEFAAVYSDIVDFVPVDERLKELARTRYKLYKEAGFNLKTIPVTCE from the coding sequence ATGAAAAAAGTGATTTTTTATCTTTTAGAAAACCAAAAACCGGCGAATGAATCAGGTGTTTTATACCATGAGAAACTCGCTTGTGAAAAAATTGTTGAAATCTGGCAAGCAAATAAAAGAATCTTAGTTGCTTGCCAAGATCAACAACAAGCTGAACGTATAGATGAATACCTTTGGCAGCTTGATACCGACCATTTTGTACCACATAATTTAGCTGGTGAAGGTATGAAAGGTGGTTCGCCCGTCGAAATTTGTTGGCCACAAAAACGCAGTAATGGCAATCGGCATGTATTGATTAATCTACAAGAGCAGTTTCCTGAATTTGCCGCAGTGTATTCTGATATTGTTGATTTTGTACCAGTAGACGAAAGATTAAAAGAGTTGGCAAGAACAAGGTATAAATTATATAAAGAAGCTGGATTCAATTTAAAAACCATACCCGTGACTTGCGAGTAA
- a CDS encoding Rossmann-like and DUF2520 domain-containing protein yields MIIGFIGAGKVGCTLAKYFSLSGFRIAGFFSRTYEHAQEASDFTQSKAYSSLGDLVNDCDCIFVTVSDSQILVVWQELCQLPIANKWIGHCSGLLTSHIFSQNKVVHPLAFSLHPLYAIYDRFGCYSAMPGVSFTLEANPKVICQLQAVFTSLKNPLAVLSASKKPLYHAACVMLSNQVIALVQIGIELLNQCDLNSEFSEQAWHPLFLGNANNTCKLGVINALTGPIERGDIDTIKQHIMVMPDELRPIYKQLSTILLNISRKKHPNKNYRQLELELSS; encoded by the coding sequence ATGATTATCGGTTTTATAGGTGCGGGTAAAGTTGGTTGTACGTTAGCGAAGTACTTTTCATTGAGTGGTTTTCGTATTGCTGGTTTTTTTAGTCGAACTTATGAACATGCACAAGAAGCAAGTGATTTTACGCAAAGCAAAGCTTATTCATCACTTGGTGATTTAGTTAACGATTGTGATTGCATATTTGTTACTGTATCTGATAGTCAAATATTAGTTGTTTGGCAAGAACTGTGCCAGCTACCTATTGCGAATAAATGGATAGGTCACTGTAGTGGTTTATTAACATCTCATATCTTTAGCCAAAATAAGGTTGTTCATCCTTTAGCTTTTTCTTTACATCCTCTATATGCCATTTATGATCGGTTTGGTTGCTATTCTGCCATGCCTGGTGTCTCTTTCACGCTTGAAGCCAATCCTAAAGTTATTTGCCAATTGCAAGCTGTGTTTACATCTTTAAAAAACCCTTTGGCAGTCCTTTCAGCTAGTAAAAAGCCTCTTTATCATGCAGCCTGTGTCATGCTTAGTAACCAAGTGATTGCTTTAGTACAAATAGGAATAGAATTATTGAATCAATGTGATTTAAACAGTGAGTTTAGTGAACAAGCATGGCATCCGTTATTTTTAGGTAATGCCAACAATACTTGTAAACTAGGGGTGATTAATGCTTTAACAGGGCCGATTGAACGCGGTGATATTGATACTATCAAACAACATATAATGGTTATGCCAGATGAATTAAGACCGATTTATAAACAATTATCAACTATTTTACTTAATATTAGTCGAAAAAAACATCCGAACAAAAATTATCGACAACTGGAATTGGAGCTGTCTTCGTGA